A genome region from Buchnera aphidicola (Chaetogeoica yunlongensis) includes the following:
- the yidC gene encoding membrane protein insertase YidC has protein sequence MYVWRNFFVVLFFFISFLLWETWKQKDIYLHVNKTVSFLNNSNLINNYSFKNSKSNILVKTDVLKIEINLHGGDIEKAELLNFKSKLNSSEPLVLLNTKKDFLYQVQSGLVGKNGLEKLDNNIRPLYISDNKYYELSHNKKEIKIPLTFVSSNGVIYKKIFILKPGQYDIIVKYEIDNITNKNLELSMYGKLKQTLNYPKTPTTYKINFSSQTFRGAAYSSDNNKYVKCSFDSIINKPQEKIVVTHSGWIAMLQKYFVTAWIPDNTHFNTLYTNNLNNDIAEIGYYSNLINISPHSKVILSSKLWVGPEIQDVMANIAPHLDLTVDYGWLWFLSQPLFKLLKFLYSIFGNWGISIILITFIIRGLTFPLTKFQFKTMIKLRDLQPKINFIKEKFKNNKRKLSEEIVLLYKKKNVNPLGGCLPLIIQMPIFLALYYMLIGSVELRHSPFIFWIKDLSDQDPYYILPVLMGLTMFFIQRITPNNISDPLQKNIMNYMPIFFTVFFLWFPSGLVLYYVISNLITIIQQKLIIRNLNKFKQ, from the coding sequence ATGTATGTCTGGAGAAATTTTTTTGTTGTTTTATTTTTTTTTATTTCGTTTTTATTATGGGAAACATGGAAACAAAAAGATATTTATTTGCATGTGAATAAAACAGTATCATTTCTTAACAATTCTAATTTAATTAATAATTATAGTTTTAAAAATTCAAAATCAAATATTTTGGTAAAAACTGATGTTTTAAAAATTGAAATTAATTTACATGGAGGTGATATAGAAAAAGCTGAATTATTAAATTTTAAAAGTAAATTAAATTCTTCTGAACCGTTAGTGTTGCTAAATACTAAAAAAGATTTTTTATATCAAGTGCAAAGTGGATTGGTAGGAAAAAACGGATTGGAAAAATTAGATAATAATATTCGGCCATTGTATATTTCTGATAATAAGTATTATGAACTGTCTCATAATAAAAAAGAGATTAAAATTCCATTAACATTTGTTTCTTCTAACGGAGTGATTTATAAAAAAATATTCATATTGAAACCTGGTCAGTATGATATTATAGTAAAGTATGAAATCGATAATATCACGAATAAAAATTTAGAATTATCTATGTATGGAAAATTAAAACAAACATTAAATTATCCTAAAACACCTACAACTTATAAAATTAATTTTTCGTCACAGACTTTTCGGGGAGCAGCATATTCTTCGGATAATAACAAATATGTTAAATGTTCATTCGATTCTATTATTAACAAACCACAAGAAAAAATAGTTGTTACACATAGTGGATGGATAGCTATGTTGCAAAAATATTTTGTTACAGCATGGATTCCTGATAATACTCATTTTAACACTTTATATACAAATAATTTAAACAATGATATAGCTGAAATTGGTTATTATTCGAATTTAATAAATATTTCTCCACATAGTAAAGTTATTCTTAGTTCAAAATTGTGGGTTGGACCTGAAATTCAAGATGTAATGGCTAATATTGCACCGCATTTAGATTTAACTGTTGATTATGGATGGTTATGGTTTTTATCTCAACCTTTATTCAAACTTTTAAAATTTTTATATAGTATTTTTGGTAATTGGGGTATTTCTATAATTTTAATTACGTTCATTATTAGAGGTTTGACTTTTCCTTTAACAAAATTTCAGTTTAAAACTATGATTAAATTACGTGATTTGCAACCTAAAATTAATTTTATTAAAGAGAAATTTAAAAATAATAAGCGAAAATTAAGTGAAGAAATAGTTTTGTTGTATAAGAAAAAAAATGTTAATCCATTAGGAGGTTGTTTACCTTTAATTATACAAATGCCAATTTTTTTAGCATTATATTATATGTTAATTGGTTCTGTAGAGTTGCGTCATTCTCCGTTTATATTTTGGATTAAAGATCTTTCTGATCAAGATCCATATTATATTTTACCCGTATTAATGGGTTTAACCATGTTTTTTATTCAACGTATTACTCCAAATAACATATCTGATCCTCTCCAAAAAAATATTATGAACTATATGCCTATATTTTTTACAGTATTTTTTTTGTGGTTTCCATCTGGATTAGTATTATATTATGTAATTAGTAATTTAATAACAATCATTCAGCAGAAATTAATTATTAGAAACTTAAATAAATTTAAACAATGA
- the mutH gene encoding DNA mismatch repair endonuclease MutH — MCIFCEQDLLMRAKAIYRYTIKEIFIALDMTVSKNLVYNKGFIGKLLEYILGVSSKVRNKKCIDFPNLEIELKSIPVSKFNIPLESTFICNAPLMDNGIEYTWKNSYIYNKVKKILWIPIYGSLKTSFFNKVIGKAFIWTMKKSQLSVLEEDWNFFMDLISVGKINKISSRDGQFLQVKKKCKNNFYVSKYIDHRGQLKKINPRAFYLKKTFTQKILKNF, encoded by the coding sequence ATGTGTATTTTTTGTGAACAAGATTTGTTAATGCGTGCTAAGGCAATATATAGATATACTATAAAAGAAATTTTTATTGCGTTGGATATGACTGTTTCAAAAAATTTGGTTTATAATAAGGGATTTATTGGAAAATTATTGGAATATATTTTAGGTGTTTCTAGTAAAGTAAGAAATAAAAAATGTATTGATTTTCCAAATTTAGAAATAGAATTAAAATCTATACCGGTAAGTAAATTTAATATTCCTTTAGAATCTACTTTTATTTGTAATGCGCCATTGATGGATAATGGAATAGAATATACGTGGAAAAATTCTTATATTTATAATAAAGTTAAAAAAATATTATGGATTCCTATTTATGGGAGTTTAAAAACTTCATTTTTTAATAAGGTTATTGGAAAAGCTTTTATTTGGACAATGAAAAAATCTCAATTAAGTGTTTTAGAAGAAGATTGGAATTTTTTTATGGATTTAATTTCTGTTGGGAAAATAAATAAAATATCATCACGAGATGGGCAATTTCTTCAAGTTAAAAAAAAGTGCAAAAATAATTTTTATGTTTCAAAATATATAGATCACAGAGGCCAATTAAAGAAGATTAACCCTAGGGCATTTTATTTAAAAAAAACTTTTACACAAAAAATATTGAAGAATTTTTAA
- the groL gene encoding chaperonin GroEL (60 kDa chaperone family; promotes refolding of misfolded polypeptides especially under stressful conditions; forms two stacked rings of heptamers to form a barrel-shaped 14mer; ends can be capped by GroES; misfolded proteins enter the barrel where they are refolded when GroES binds): MAAKDVKFGNEARVKMLRGVNVLADAVKVTLGPKGRNVVLDKSFGAPSITKDGVSVAREIELEDKFENMGAQMVKEVASKANDAAGDGTTTATLLAQAIVNEGLKAVAAGMNPMDLKRGIDKAVISAVEELRVMSVPCSDSKAITQVGTISANADEKVGSLIADAMEKVGKDGVITVEEGTGLQDELEVVKGMQFDRGYLSPYFINKPETGIVELENPYILMADKKISNVRELLPVLEAVAKSGKPLLIISEDLEGEALATLVVNSMRGIVKVSAVKAPGFGDRRKSMLQDIAILTSGTVISEELAMELEKSTLEDLGQAKRVVINKDTTTIIGGIGDKHSIRSRINQIRQQIQEATSDYDKEKLNERLAKLSGGVAVLKVGAATEVEMKEKKARVEDALHATRAAVEEGVVPGGGVALVRVAAKISDIEGQNEDQNMGIRVALRAMEAPLRQIVSNSGEEPSVVTNNVKDGKGNYGYNAATDEYGDMISFGILDPTKVTRSALQYASSVAGLMITTECMVTDLPKEEKSDLGSGNGSPAAGGMGGMGGMM; encoded by the coding sequence ATGGCAGCTAAAGATGTAAAATTTGGAAATGAAGCTCGTGTTAAAATGCTTCGGGGTGTTAATGTATTAGCCGATGCAGTAAAAGTAACTTTAGGACCAAAAGGTAGAAACGTAGTTTTAGATAAATCTTTTGGTGCTCCTAGTATTACTAAAGATGGAGTTTCTGTTGCACGAGAAATAGAATTAGAAGATAAATTTGAGAATATGGGTGCTCAAATGGTAAAGGAAGTAGCTTCTAAAGCTAATGATGCTGCAGGGGATGGAACTACAACTGCTACTTTGTTAGCTCAAGCTATTGTAAATGAAGGTTTAAAGGCCGTTGCCGCTGGAATGAATCCTATGGATTTAAAAAGAGGTATAGATAAAGCTGTTATTTCAGCAGTAGAAGAATTAAGAGTTATGTCTGTTCCATGTTCTGATTCTAAAGCTATTACACAAGTAGGTACTATTTCTGCTAATGCAGATGAAAAGGTAGGTTCCTTAATAGCTGATGCAATGGAAAAAGTTGGTAAAGATGGGGTAATTACTGTTGAAGAAGGTACTGGTTTACAAGATGAATTAGAAGTAGTAAAAGGAATGCAATTCGATCGTGGCTATTTATCTCCTTATTTTATTAATAAGCCAGAGACAGGTATTGTTGAATTAGAAAATCCTTATATTTTAATGGCAGATAAAAAGATATCAAATGTTAGAGAATTGTTACCTGTTTTAGAAGCAGTTGCAAAGTCTGGCAAACCTTTGTTAATTATTTCTGAAGATTTAGAAGGCGAAGCATTAGCTACTTTAGTAGTTAACTCTATGCGAGGTATAGTTAAAGTTTCTGCAGTTAAAGCTCCTGGTTTTGGTGATCGAAGAAAATCTATGTTACAAGATATTGCTATACTTACTTCTGGAACAGTAATATCTGAAGAGTTAGCAATGGAATTAGAAAAATCAACATTAGAAGATCTAGGTCAAGCGAAAAGGGTAGTGATTAATAAAGATACTACTACTATTATTGGTGGTATTGGAGATAAACATAGTATTAGAAGTAGAATTAATCAAATTCGCCAACAAATTCAAGAAGCAACTTCAGACTATGATAAAGAAAAATTAAATGAACGTTTAGCTAAATTATCTGGTGGAGTTGCTGTTCTAAAAGTTGGTGCAGCTACAGAAGTAGAAATGAAAGAAAAAAAAGCTCGAGTTGAAGATGCTTTGCATGCAACTAGAGCTGCTGTAGAAGAAGGAGTAGTTCCTGGAGGAGGTGTTGCATTAGTGAGAGTGGCTGCTAAAATTTCTGATATAGAAGGTCAAAATGAAGATCAAAATATGGGAATTAGAGTAGCTCTTCGTGCTATGGAAGCACCTTTACGTCAAATTGTTTCGAATTCAGGTGAAGAACCATCTGTAGTTACAAATAATGTTAAAGATGGAAAAGGTAATTATGGATATAATGCTGCTACAGATGAATATGGTGATATGATTAGTTTTGGAATTCTAGATCCAACAAAAGTTACTCGTTCAGCATTACAATATGCATCATCTGTGGCTGGATTGATGATAACAACAGAATGTATGGTGACTGATTTACCTAAGGAAGAAAAATCAGATTTAGGTAGTGGTAACGGTTCACCAGCTGCTGGTGGAATGGGTGGTATGGGTGGAATGATGTAG
- the mnmE gene encoding tRNA uridine-5-carboxymethylaminomethyl(34) synthesis GTPase MnmE — protein MNIFNDTIVSRITPEGRSSVGIIRISGKLVYKVILIVLKKNKLPVRKACYLSFFDIFGKIIDQGISLWFPKPYSFTGEDVLELQGHGNPVIIDLIISTILSISGIRLANPGEFSERAFLNGKIDLVQAESVSDLINATSEQAVRASLRSLQGMFSVYINDLVKKFVNLRTKIETQINFSEEDINFNYEKNKIDYEINKIINNIKDIQNIAVKGNVIREGIRVVISGDPNSGKSSLLNALSFNDRAIVTHVPGTTRDVIYENIIINGILFILIDTAGLRSTKDFVEKIGIERAWKEIYSAEHILFVIDGSLSDFDQCKSYNTFINSVSNISHITIVFSKLDLNEFKSISSIKNSKYKILSVSSKTGLGIEELRQHLYVSTKKLNDTVDSSEGVILARRRHLNILFLILDKMIEGKKTWIEMCNFELLAEDLRLCQNYLGEITGKNTSDQLLSDIFSKFCIGK, from the coding sequence ATGAATATTTTTAATGATACAATTGTATCGAGAATTACTCCTGAAGGAAGAAGCAGTGTTGGAATTATAAGAATTTCTGGAAAACTAGTTTATAAAGTTATTTTAATAGTATTAAAAAAAAATAAACTTCCTGTTCGAAAAGCTTGTTATTTATCATTTTTCGATATTTTTGGAAAAATTATAGATCAAGGAATTTCTTTGTGGTTTCCAAAACCTTATTCATTTACAGGTGAAGATGTTTTGGAACTTCAAGGACATGGAAATCCAGTTATTATTGATTTAATTATTTCTACTATATTATCTATATCTGGAATTCGTTTAGCAAATCCAGGTGAATTTTCTGAACGTGCTTTTTTAAACGGAAAAATTGATTTAGTGCAAGCTGAATCTGTATCAGATCTAATTAATGCTACTTCTGAACAAGCTGTTAGAGCTTCATTAAGATCTTTACAAGGTATGTTTTCTGTTTATATTAATGATTTGGTAAAAAAATTTGTTAATCTTCGAACAAAGATAGAAACTCAAATTAATTTTTCAGAAGAAGATATTAATTTTAATTATGAAAAGAATAAGATTGATTATGAAATAAATAAAATTATTAATAATATTAAAGATATACAAAATATTGCTGTAAAAGGTAATGTTATAAGGGAAGGAATAAGAGTAGTCATATCAGGAGATCCAAATTCTGGAAAGTCTAGTTTATTAAATGCATTATCTTTTAATGATCGTGCTATAGTCACTCATGTTCCTGGAACTACACGAGATGTTATTTATGAAAATATAATTATTAATGGTATATTGTTTATTTTAATAGATACTGCCGGTTTGCGTTCCACAAAAGATTTTGTGGAAAAAATAGGAATTGAGCGTGCTTGGAAGGAAATTTATTCGGCTGAACATATATTATTTGTTATTGATGGATCATTAAGTGATTTTGATCAATGTAAAAGTTATAATACTTTTATTAATTCTGTATCTAATATTTCTCATATTACTATTGTTTTTAGTAAATTAGATTTAAATGAATTTAAATCAATTTCTAGTATTAAAAATTCTAAATACAAAATTTTATCTGTATCATCTAAAACAGGATTAGGTATTGAAGAATTACGTCAACATTTATATGTTAGTACAAAAAAACTAAACGATACGGTAGACAGTTCAGAAGGTGTAATATTAGCTCGTCGTCGTCATCTTAATATATTATTTTTAATATTAGATAAAATGATTGAGGGGAAAAAGACTTGGATTGAAATGTGTAATTTTGAGTTATTAGCTGAAGATTTACGTTTGTGTCAGAATTATTTAGGTGAAATTACTGGAAAAAATACTTCAGATCAATTATTATCCGATATATTTTCTAAATTTTGTATAGGAAAATAA
- a CDS encoding co-chaperone GroES, giving the protein MKIRPLHDRVIVKRKEVESRSAGGIVLTGSAAGKSTRGTVTAVGNGRILDNGNIKSLDVKVGDTVIFNEGYGAKIEKIDNEELLILTESDILAIVEE; this is encoded by the coding sequence ATGAAAATTCGTCCATTACATGATCGTGTTATTGTTAAAAGAAAAGAAGTAGAATCAAGATCGGCAGGTGGTATAGTATTAACAGGTTCGGCTGCGGGAAAATCTACTCGTGGTACGGTAACTGCTGTGGGAAACGGTCGTATTTTAGATAATGGTAATATAAAATCATTAGATGTTAAAGTTGGAGACACTGTAATTTTTAATGAAGGTTATGGTGCTAAAATAGAAAAAATAGATAATGAAGAATTATTAATTTTAACTGAAAGTGACATATTAGCAATTGTTGAAGAGTAA